Proteins encoded together in one Candidatus Methylomirabilota bacterium window:
- the rimI gene encoding ribosomal protein S18-alanine N-acetyltransferase, with protein MRPADTAAAARLERAIFGREAWPATAFAYVRAVFTAARPARGQLWIAETAGGQLVGYTGIELSVLGGEADVINLAVDPAHRRQGVGRSLLATATGFCRARGIPIVWLRVRAGNDVARAFYRRSGFRSVGRFRDYYDDPREDAVLMELRPSTRPRLTERHR; from the coding sequence ATGCGACCGGCCGACACCGCCGCCGCCGCCCGTCTCGAGCGCGCGATCTTCGGTCGTGAAGCCTGGCCGGCCACGGCCTTCGCCTACGTCCGGGCCGTCTTCACGGCCGCGCGTCCCGCCCGCGGCCAGCTCTGGATCGCCGAAACCGCCGGCGGGCAACTGGTCGGCTACACCGGCATCGAGCTCTCCGTCCTCGGCGGGGAAGCGGATGTCATCAACCTGGCGGTCGATCCGGCCCACCGCCGCCAGGGCGTCGGTCGCAGCCTGCTCGCCACCGCCACCGGGTTCTGCCGGGCCCGCGGCATTCCGATCGTCTGGCTCAGGGTCCGGGCCGGGAACGACGTGGCCCGGGCCTTCTACCGGCGCAGCGGGTTCCGATCGGTCGGCCGCTTCCGGGACTACTACGACGATCCGCGCGAAGACGCCGTACTGATGGAGCTCCGCCCGAGCACCCGCCCCCGACTCACGGAGCGCCACCGGTAG
- a CDS encoding MFS transporter has product MAEGRLVTGRPPRIHYAWVVLGAVTVVLLAASGIRSSFGVFIKPLEAEFGWDRTSLSIVASLSLFLYGAVGPLVGRLADRWGPRGVLAAAAVLLGAGAIGTATIVTLWQLYLTAGVVTALGAGAAVPGVAAALVARWFDARRGLVLGIAAGGMAAGQLLIVPLAMSLTVVWDWRMTFVVLGIGFLLLILPLTLLVIRNDPRDMGLAPYGAASGAVPKTAGEMAAERTGLAQAARTAPFWLLAGSFWVCGYTTSGLVLTHLIPHATEHGFHATQAAQALGIMGALNVVGTVASGWICDRFGQKGPLAAYYFLRGLSLIFLPYVGTVPGLFAFAAVFGLNYISTVPATTALTAKIYGRYSVGELSGWIFFSHQVGSACGSLVGGYLYDRLGDYTLAFHTAAAMAFVATILVLGIREGPAAGRPPRRAPTPVPSAAGS; this is encoded by the coding sequence ATGGCCGAAGGCCGCCTGGTGACTGGCCGCCCACCCCGGATCCACTACGCCTGGGTCGTTCTGGGTGCGGTCACGGTTGTCCTGCTCGCCGCGTCGGGCATCCGATCGTCGTTCGGCGTCTTCATCAAGCCGCTGGAGGCCGAGTTCGGTTGGGACCGGACGTCATTGTCGATCGTGGCATCGCTGTCACTCTTCCTGTACGGCGCGGTCGGTCCCCTGGTGGGCCGGCTGGCGGACCGCTGGGGTCCGCGCGGCGTCCTGGCCGCCGCGGCCGTCCTGCTGGGCGCCGGAGCGATCGGAACGGCGACGATCGTCACGCTCTGGCAGCTCTACCTGACCGCCGGCGTCGTGACCGCCCTGGGGGCCGGGGCGGCCGTCCCGGGCGTCGCGGCGGCGCTCGTGGCCCGCTGGTTCGACGCCCGGCGAGGCCTGGTGCTGGGCATCGCGGCGGGCGGGATGGCGGCCGGCCAGCTCCTCATCGTGCCGCTCGCCATGAGTCTCACCGTGGTCTGGGACTGGCGCATGACCTTCGTCGTCCTGGGGATCGGCTTCCTCCTGCTCATCCTCCCGCTGACGCTCCTCGTCATCCGGAACGATCCGCGGGACATGGGCCTCGCACCATACGGCGCGGCGTCCGGGGCGGTCCCCAAGACCGCCGGCGAGATGGCGGCCGAGCGGACGGGGCTCGCCCAGGCGGCCCGGACCGCGCCGTTCTGGCTTCTCGCCGGGAGCTTCTGGGTCTGCGGCTACACGACCTCAGGGCTGGTCCTCACCCACCTCATCCCCCACGCGACCGAGCACGGGTTCCACGCGACGCAGGCGGCCCAGGCCCTGGGAATCATGGGCGCGCTCAACGTGGTCGGCACGGTGGCGTCCGGATGGATCTGCGACCGCTTCGGTCAGAAAGGACCGCTGGCCGCCTACTACTTCCTGCGGGGGCTTTCGCTCATCTTCCTTCCCTACGTGGGGACGGTGCCGGGACTCTTCGCATTCGCCGCGGTCTTCGGCCTCAATTACATTTCGACGGTGCCCGCCACCACTGCCTTGACCGCCAAGATCTATGGCCGCTACTCGGTCGGGGAGCTCTCCGGGTGGATCTTCTTCTCGCACCAGGTTGGCTCCGCCTGCGGCTCGCTGGTCGGCGGATACCTCTACGACCGTCTCGGCGACTACACGCTCGCCTTCCACACGGCCGCCGCCATGGCCTTCGTCGCCACGATCCTGGTGCTCGGGATCCGGGAGGGGCCGGCCGCCGGGCGCCCGCCGCGACGGGCGCCGACGCCCGTCCCTTCGGCCGCCGGATCCTGA
- the rbsK gene encoding ribokinase produces MARVCVIGSSNLDFTVAVPRLPRPGETVSGGQLGVSAGGKGANQAVAARRLGAEVRFVTLLGVDPMGDRLAATLADAGLPAEGLLRTTEAATGVALIAVDPEGKNQIAVAPGANHRLTPEQVAPHAAAVGWADVVLVQLETSLDTVRWVLRESRRLGKTAILNPAPARVLPLPADLLRLADYITPNETEAGLLTGCEVAGIPAAEAAGRALVAAGVRGAIVTVGPEGAVLVGPQGGIHVPGFRISAIDTVGAGDAFNGALAAALAAGAPVGDALLVANAAGALACTRRGAIDALPGRDEIRALLEQEGRWPKAAW; encoded by the coding sequence GTGGCCCGCGTGTGCGTGATCGGCAGCAGCAATCTGGATTTCACGGTGGCCGTTCCCCGACTGCCGCGGCCCGGAGAAACGGTGTCGGGCGGACAGCTCGGGGTTTCGGCCGGTGGAAAGGGTGCCAACCAGGCGGTCGCGGCGCGACGGCTGGGCGCCGAGGTGCGGTTCGTGACGCTGCTGGGCGTGGACCCGATGGGAGACCGCCTGGCGGCGACGCTGGCCGACGCGGGCTTGCCGGCCGAGGGGCTCCTCCGGACGACCGAAGCGGCGACCGGGGTGGCCCTGATCGCCGTGGATCCCGAGGGAAAGAACCAGATCGCGGTGGCCCCGGGCGCCAACCATCGTCTTACCCCCGAGCAGGTCGCGCCCCACGCCGCGGCGGTCGGCTGGGCCGACGTCGTCCTGGTGCAGCTCGAGACCTCGCTCGACACGGTGCGATGGGTGCTCCGGGAGAGCCGCCGATTAGGGAAGACGGCCATCCTCAACCCGGCGCCGGCCCGCGTGCTCCCCTTGCCCGCGGACCTGCTGAGGCTCGCCGACTACATCACTCCCAACGAGACGGAAGCCGGGCTCCTGACTGGATGCGAGGTCGCCGGGATTCCCGCCGCCGAGGCCGCCGGCCGGGCCCTGGTCGCGGCCGGCGTGAGGGGCGCCATCGTGACGGTCGGACCCGAGGGCGCCGTCCTGGTGGGCCCGCAGGGTGGCATCCACGTGCCGGGTTTTCGCATCTCAGCAATAGACACGGTGGGGGCCGGGGACGCCTTCAACGGTGCCCTGGCGGCGGCCCTGGCCGCTGGTGCCCCGGTCGGGGACGCGTTGCTGGTCGCGAACGCGGCCGGGGCCCTGGCGTGCACCCGGCGCGGCGCGATCGACGCGCTCCCGGGCCGCGACGAGATCCGCGCGTTGCTGGAGCAGGAGGGACGATGGCCGAAGGCCGCCTGGTGA
- a CDS encoding nucleoside hydrolase produces MVPVLIDTDPGIDDALALLLAFRAPGWRVEALTVVAGNVPVDVGVRNVARILRAVGPPALPRVAIGPAGPRARPLVTATYFHGEDGLGGVSAQFPEAPLDRYPGDAADLLLASAQRWPGELTIVMLGPLTNLAAAIDRNREVLRRARAVVVMGGAVGVPGNVTPAAEYNVFVDPEAAALVLAADLPLTLVPLDVTREVLWPADRVERLRGAGGPAGRFAYTVARAGLHGQGSAERAALTMHDPLAVGVALDPTLVETEVVRLTVETASTVNRGKTAMASGGSRCRVALRVDAERFLRRYEESLWPACA; encoded by the coding sequence GTGGTTCCCGTCCTGATCGATACCGACCCGGGCATCGACGATGCGCTCGCGCTCCTCCTGGCGTTCCGAGCGCCCGGGTGGCGCGTGGAAGCCCTGACCGTCGTCGCCGGGAACGTGCCGGTCGACGTGGGGGTGCGCAACGTGGCTCGCATCCTCCGCGCGGTCGGTCCGCCGGCGCTTCCGCGGGTCGCCATCGGCCCGGCCGGGCCCCGGGCGCGTCCCCTCGTTACCGCGACCTACTTCCACGGGGAGGATGGGCTCGGCGGCGTGAGCGCCCAGTTCCCCGAGGCGCCGCTCGATCGCTACCCGGGCGACGCGGCCGATCTCCTGCTGGCGAGCGCGCAGCGGTGGCCGGGCGAGCTCACGATCGTGATGCTGGGCCCGCTCACCAACCTGGCGGCGGCGATCGATCGCAATCGCGAGGTGCTTCGGCGCGCCCGAGCCGTCGTGGTCATGGGTGGGGCGGTGGGAGTGCCGGGGAACGTGACGCCGGCGGCCGAGTACAACGTCTTCGTGGACCCGGAGGCCGCGGCGCTCGTGCTGGCGGCGGACCTGCCGCTGACGCTCGTGCCCCTGGACGTCACGCGCGAGGTGCTCTGGCCGGCCGATCGGGTGGAGCGCCTCCGTGGCGCCGGGGGGCCGGCGGGCCGGTTTGCCTACACGGTCGCCCGGGCCGGGCTGCACGGGCAGGGAAGCGCCGAACGGGCGGCGCTCACGATGCACGATCCGCTCGCGGTGGGTGTCGCCCTGGACCCGACGCTCGTGGAGACGGAAGTGGTCCGGCTGACCGTGGAGACGGCAAGCACGGTGAACCGCGGGAAGACGGCCATGGCTTCCGGCGGTTCCCGCTGCCGAGTCGCCCTCCGGGTGGACGCCGAGCGGTTCCTGCGGCGCTACGAGGAGTCCCTGTGGCCCGCGTGTGCGTGA
- a CDS encoding cyclic nucleotide-binding domain-containing protein yields MAVPRDHPSYLEIRWDVEKWMLLRLTNFGTQLAFNPGEAIVKEGEPADGLYLILSGAAQVQRGGDAGSGQKGTVLSTLGPFRSFGEISLLVEQPRTASVVATTPLRCVKLTRNQLALVEDKEPKLAVRLYRLVAESLARSLIAAPA; encoded by the coding sequence ATGGCGGTCCCACGGGACCATCCGAGCTACCTCGAGATCCGATGGGACGTCGAGAAGTGGATGCTGCTGCGACTGACCAACTTCGGCACCCAACTCGCGTTCAACCCCGGAGAGGCCATCGTCAAGGAAGGCGAGCCCGCCGACGGGCTCTACCTGATCCTCTCGGGCGCGGCACAGGTCCAGCGAGGCGGCGACGCGGGCAGTGGCCAGAAGGGGACGGTCCTGAGCACCCTCGGGCCGTTCCGCTCCTTCGGGGAAATCTCGCTCCTCGTGGAACAGCCGCGCACGGCGAGCGTCGTCGCGACCACGCCCCTCCGCTGCGTGAAGCTGACGCGGAACCAGCTGGCGCTCGTGGAGGACAAGGAGCCCAAGCTCGCTGTCCGACTGTACCGCCTCGTGGCAGAGTCGCTGGCCCGCAGCCTGATCGCCGCGCCGGCCTGA
- a CDS encoding acetyl-CoA hydrolase/transferase C-terminal domain-containing protein: protein MSHLRPGMRVLLPPGCAEPRSLVEALVARAPRLRPLTLMGGLLLGDYPFCAREHQETFRWVTFHIMPALREAMARGQVEFIPARYFDTLWIFGPGGPWAADAVVVQTAPPDRDGRLSLGVSTSYPLPLARTAPLVIAEVNHRMPRTRGDSTLGLDEVAAWVEVDRPLVPYPAPPVGETERRIAAHVADLVPDGATIQIGIGSVPEAMVGVLGDRRDLGIHSLLVDAMLPLLERGIITNARKSRNPGRMDLGEIMGSEALFRFVHENPVVNMEPSSLIHNPRVVAQLERFVSINSAIEVDLTGQVNAESIGDRQVAGIGGQFDFVEGAYWAPGGRSVIALPATGRDGQVSRIVGRLGAGAKVTTPRHLTDCIVTEFGRAELRGLSVDQRARALVGLAHPRYRERLEREWHDAR, encoded by the coding sequence GTGAGTCACCTCCGCCCGGGGATGCGGGTCCTGCTTCCCCCGGGGTGCGCGGAGCCCCGGAGTCTCGTCGAGGCGCTCGTGGCTCGGGCTCCCCGCCTTCGTCCTCTCACGCTGATGGGCGGGCTCCTCCTCGGTGACTATCCGTTCTGTGCCCGGGAGCACCAGGAGACGTTCCGCTGGGTCACCTTCCACATCATGCCGGCGCTGCGGGAGGCGATGGCGCGGGGGCAGGTGGAGTTCATCCCGGCCCGGTACTTCGACACGCTCTGGATCTTCGGGCCAGGCGGGCCGTGGGCGGCGGATGCGGTCGTGGTCCAGACCGCGCCTCCCGACCGAGACGGCCGACTCTCACTGGGGGTGTCGACGAGCTATCCGCTCCCGCTGGCGCGGACGGCTCCGCTCGTCATCGCCGAGGTCAACCACCGGATGCCGCGGACCCGCGGCGACAGCACGCTCGGCCTCGACGAGGTCGCGGCCTGGGTCGAGGTCGATCGTCCCCTGGTGCCGTATCCAGCACCGCCGGTCGGGGAGACCGAGCGTCGGATCGCCGCCCACGTGGCGGACCTCGTCCCTGACGGGGCGACGATTCAGATCGGCATCGGGTCGGTGCCCGAAGCCATGGTCGGGGTCCTGGGCGACCGGAGAGACCTCGGCATCCACTCCCTGCTGGTGGACGCCATGCTGCCGCTGCTCGAGCGCGGCATCATCACCAACGCCCGGAAGAGCCGGAATCCGGGGCGGATGGACCTTGGCGAGATCATGGGAAGCGAGGCCCTCTTCCGGTTCGTCCACGAGAATCCGGTCGTCAACATGGAGCCGTCCTCGTTGATCCACAACCCGCGGGTGGTGGCCCAGCTCGAGCGGTTCGTCTCCATCAACTCGGCGATCGAGGTGGACCTCACCGGCCAGGTCAACGCGGAATCGATCGGAGACCGGCAAGTGGCGGGGATCGGCGGTCAGTTCGACTTCGTCGAGGGCGCGTACTGGGCGCCAGGCGGGCGGTCGGTCATCGCCTTACCCGCAACCGGACGCGACGGGCAGGTCTCGCGGATCGTGGGCCGGCTGGGGGCGGGCGCCAAGGTGACGACGCCGCGGCATCTCACCGACTGCATCGTCACCGAGTTCGGGCGCGCCGAACTGCGGGGGTTGAGCGTCGACCAGCGCGCCCGCGCGCTGGTCGGGCTGGCTCACCCGCGCTACCGGGAGCGCCTCGAGCGAGAGTGGCACGACGCCCGTTGA